Proteins from one Spirochaetaceae bacterium genomic window:
- a CDS encoding ABC transporter ATP-binding protein — protein MGAGDTGSAQAEAFVELRDVSLTYGGDASAALVLQGLDLQVRRGEFAAVVGPSGCGKSTLMKLMSGLLPARTGDTIVAGQAVTGPLKIVGMAFQNPTLLLWRSTLDNVLLPLEIVQPHRRRLRARRAAYEAAAEELLALVGLSGYGGHYPWQLSGGMQQRASLCRALIHEPALLMLDEPFAALDAFTREELWCVLRDLWQRKGFTVILVTHDLREAVFLADTVHVMSARPGRIEVTRAIDLPRPREPDDCYSPEFVAIVQELRDHIAQFRVI, from the coding sequence GGAAGCTTTCGTCGAGTTGCGCGATGTCAGCCTGACCTACGGCGGCGACGCGTCCGCCGCACTGGTGCTGCAGGGTCTGGACCTGCAGGTGCGGCGTGGCGAGTTCGCCGCCGTGGTCGGGCCGAGCGGGTGCGGCAAGTCGACGCTGATGAAGCTGATGTCGGGCCTGCTCCCGGCCCGCACCGGAGACACCATCGTGGCCGGTCAGGCGGTGACCGGCCCGCTGAAGATCGTCGGCATGGCGTTCCAGAACCCGACCCTGCTGCTGTGGCGGTCGACCCTGGACAACGTCCTGCTGCCGCTGGAAATCGTGCAGCCGCACCGGCGCCGGCTGCGCGCGCGGCGCGCCGCGTACGAAGCGGCCGCGGAGGAGCTGCTGGCGCTGGTGGGCCTGTCCGGCTACGGCGGCCACTACCCGTGGCAGCTCTCCGGCGGCATGCAACAGCGGGCATCGCTGTGCCGGGCGCTGATTCACGAGCCCGCGCTGCTGATGCTCGACGAGCCGTTCGCGGCGCTGGACGCGTTCACGCGCGAGGAGTTGTGGTGCGTGCTGCGCGACCTGTGGCAACGCAAGGGATTCACCGTGATCCTGGTTACCCACGACCTGCGCGAGGCGGTGTTCCTGGCCGACACCGTGCACGTGATGAGCGCACGCCCGGGCCGCATCGAGGTGACCCGGGCGATCGACCTGCCGCGCCCGCGCGAGCCCGACGACTGCTACTCGCCCGAGTTCGTCGCCATCGTGCAGGAACTGCGCGACCACATCGCACAGTTTCGGGTGATATGA
- a CDS encoding ABC transporter permease, protein MTDRAMTEPVEAQAGAPAPPTAAGQARWRERLSPWLMTLGGFLLWEAVCRVFRIPSYVLPTPSVILATFVEFRRALVVNSIQTLWTTLAGFGIAVGFGLLLGLIIGWSKTIYNGLYPMMIGFNCVPKVAVVPILVLWFGIGSPPAILTAFLISFFPIVVNVATGLATLEPELEDVLRALGAHKRDIMLKVGIPRALPYFFGSLKVAITLAFVGSVVAETVAANVGIGHMMLIAQANFEVPLVFAGLFALAAEGIGMYAAFAWLERRLTGWAFRRDAAGA, encoded by the coding sequence ATGACCGACCGCGCCATGACCGAACCTGTCGAGGCGCAGGCCGGGGCTCCCGCTCCGCCGACGGCGGCGGGACAGGCGCGCTGGCGGGAGCGGCTGTCGCCCTGGCTGATGACGCTTGGCGGCTTCCTGCTCTGGGAGGCGGTGTGCCGGGTGTTCCGAATTCCCTCCTACGTGCTGCCGACCCCCTCCGTGATTCTCGCCACCTTCGTCGAGTTTCGCCGCGCGCTCGTGGTCAACTCGATCCAGACCCTGTGGACGACGCTGGCGGGATTCGGCATCGCGGTAGGATTCGGCCTGCTGCTCGGGCTGATCATCGGCTGGTCGAAGACCATCTACAACGGCCTCTATCCGATGATGATCGGCTTCAACTGCGTGCCCAAGGTTGCCGTGGTGCCGATCCTGGTGCTGTGGTTCGGCATCGGCTCGCCGCCGGCCATCCTGACCGCGTTCCTGATCTCGTTCTTCCCGATCGTGGTGAACGTGGCCACCGGCCTGGCGACGCTGGAGCCGGAACTGGAGGACGTGCTGCGCGCGCTCGGGGCGCACAAGCGCGACATCATGCTGAAGGTGGGCATACCGCGCGCCCTGCCCTACTTCTTCGGCTCGCTCAAGGTGGCGATCACGCTGGCGTTCGTCGGCTCGGTGGTGGCCGAGACCGTTGCCGCCAACGTCGGCATCGGCCACATGATGCTGATCGCGCAGGCCAACTTCGAGGTGCCGCTGGTGTTCGCGGGCCTGTTCGCGCTGGCCGCGGAGGGGATCGGCATGTATGCTGCCTTCGCTTGGCTCGAGCGGCGCCTCACCGGGTGGGCATTTCGCCGCGACGCCGCAGGCGCCTGA
- a CDS encoding ABC transporter ATP-binding protein — protein MSERRGHGGEYLLEARDIVKKFGDFTANDRITLRLRPGQIHALLGENGAGKSTLVKIMYGALQPTAGSLHWRGQRVVVANPAAARRLGIAMVFQHFSLFEALTVVENIALALRGAFDPASLGERIARVSQEYGLPLAPTALVADLSVGERQRIEIVRCLLQEPRLLIMDEPTSVLTPQEADQLFVTLRRLAGDGCAVLYISHRLEEVKQLCHDATILRLGKVVAEVDPQAETAGSLARLMVGADVHEVDAAGHTTGGTPLLSVTGLSLPAAGPFGVALRDVSLEVRAGEVVAIAGVAGNGQSELFEALSGERLAPAPETVVIAGQRCGTHDVTARRRLGAAFVPEERLGHSAVPGFELAENVLLTRHASDRGMVRAGFVDRRLTRTTAHRVIERFDVRTSLGNPPASSLSGGNLQKFVVGRELDREPKVLAINQPTWGVDAGAAALIRQVLSDMARAGAAVLVISQDLDEIFAIADRIAVISRGELSDTYPAGAIDRARIGLLMAGAHESTGREVPT, from the coding sequence ATGAGCGAGCGACGCGGCCACGGCGGCGAATACCTGCTGGAGGCGCGTGACATCGTGAAGAAGTTCGGCGACTTCACCGCCAACGACCGGATCACCCTGCGCCTTCGCCCCGGCCAGATCCACGCACTGCTGGGCGAGAACGGCGCCGGCAAGTCGACCCTGGTCAAGATCATGTACGGCGCGCTGCAGCCCACCGCCGGCAGCCTGCACTGGCGTGGGCAGCGAGTCGTCGTAGCCAACCCCGCGGCCGCCCGCCGGCTCGGCATCGCCATGGTGTTCCAGCACTTCTCGCTGTTCGAGGCGCTCACCGTGGTGGAGAACATCGCCCTCGCCCTGCGCGGCGCGTTCGACCCGGCCTCGCTCGGCGAGCGAATTGCGCGCGTGTCGCAGGAGTATGGCCTGCCGCTCGCGCCCACCGCCCTGGTCGCGGACCTGTCGGTAGGCGAGCGCCAGCGCATCGAGATCGTGCGCTGCCTGCTGCAGGAGCCCCGGCTGTTGATCATGGACGAGCCGACCTCGGTGCTCACGCCGCAGGAGGCGGATCAACTGTTCGTTACCCTGCGCCGCCTGGCCGGCGACGGCTGCGCGGTGCTGTACATCTCGCACCGCCTGGAGGAAGTAAAGCAGCTCTGCCACGACGCCACCATCCTGCGCCTCGGCAAGGTGGTGGCCGAGGTGGACCCGCAGGCCGAGACGGCCGGCTCGCTGGCCCGCCTGATGGTCGGCGCCGACGTGCACGAGGTGGACGCCGCCGGCCACACCACGGGGGGGACGCCGCTGCTGTCCGTCACCGGCCTGTCGTTGCCGGCCGCCGGCCCGTTCGGAGTTGCGCTGCGCGATGTCTCCCTGGAGGTGCGCGCCGGCGAGGTGGTGGCGATCGCCGGCGTGGCCGGCAACGGCCAGTCGGAGCTGTTCGAGGCCCTGTCCGGAGAGCGCCTCGCGCCGGCCCCGGAAACCGTCGTCATCGCCGGTCAGCGCTGCGGCACGCACGACGTCACCGCGCGCCGCAGGCTCGGCGCCGCCTTCGTGCCCGAGGAGCGGCTCGGCCACAGCGCAGTGCCCGGCTTCGAGCTCGCGGAGAACGTGCTGCTGACCCGCCACGCCTCCGACCGCGGCATGGTGCGCGCCGGTTTCGTCGACCGCCGCCTGACACGCACCACGGCGCACCGCGTGATCGAGCGGTTCGACGTGCGCACCAGCCTGGGCAATCCGCCGGCATCATCCCTGTCCGGCGGCAACCTGCAGAAGTTCGTGGTGGGACGCGAACTCGACCGCGAGCCGAAAGTGCTGGCGATCAACCAACCGACCTGGGGCGTGGACGCCGGCGCCGCGGCATTGATACGCCAGGTACTCTCCGACATGGCGCGCGCCGGCGCCGCGGTGCTGGTGATCAGCCAGGACCTCGACGAGATCTTCGCGATCGCCGACCGCATCGCCGTGATCTCGCGCGGCGAGCTGTCGGACACCTACCCCGCCGGCGCGATCGACCGCGCCCGGATCGGCCTCTTGATGGCAGGCGCCCACGAAAGCACAGGCCGGGAGGTGCCCACGTGA
- a CDS encoding ABC transporter permease, producing the protein MKLLFEQRPQPSRVMTVVSPLLAILLMVIVGAILFAARGVDPWRGLYVYFIEPVASLWSIEELVVKATPLVLIGVGLAVCFRANVWNIGAEGQLTLGAVAGAAIPILANQWQSPLALPLMMLLGMAGGIAWAAIPALLRNRFGANEILTSLMLVYVAQLLLDWLVRGPWRDPEGYNFPESVALEGLQLLPTLGYSRVHLGGAFAVLAVLVLFLFMARTLKGFEIEVSGAAPRASGFGGFSRPRTVWFCLVLSGGLAGLAGIGEIAGPVGQLQPVISPGYGFTAIIVAFLGRLNPVGVLFAGIILAISYLGGEGAQIELGLSDKTAQVFQGTLLFFILASDTLIRYRVRVVQK; encoded by the coding sequence GTGAAGCTGCTGTTCGAGCAGCGCCCGCAGCCGAGCCGGGTGATGACCGTGGTTTCCCCCCTACTGGCGATCCTGCTCATGGTGATCGTGGGCGCCATACTGTTCGCGGCGCGCGGCGTCGATCCGTGGCGCGGGCTGTACGTCTACTTCATCGAGCCGGTGGCCAGCCTGTGGTCGATCGAGGAGCTGGTGGTCAAGGCCACGCCGCTGGTGCTGATCGGCGTCGGGCTGGCGGTGTGCTTCCGCGCCAACGTCTGGAACATCGGCGCCGAGGGCCAGCTCACGCTCGGCGCCGTCGCCGGCGCCGCCATCCCGATCCTGGCCAACCAGTGGCAGTCGCCGCTGGCGCTGCCGCTGATGATGCTGCTCGGCATGGCCGGCGGCATCGCCTGGGCGGCGATTCCGGCGCTGCTGCGCAACCGCTTCGGCGCCAACGAGATCCTTACCAGCCTGATGCTCGTGTACGTGGCGCAGCTCCTGCTCGACTGGCTTGTGCGCGGGCCGTGGCGCGATCCGGAGGGCTACAACTTCCCGGAGTCGGTGGCGCTGGAGGGGCTCCAGCTCCTGCCGACGCTCGGCTACAGCCGGGTGCACCTGGGCGGCGCGTTCGCGGTGCTGGCGGTGCTGGTGCTGTTCCTGTTCATGGCGCGCACCCTCAAGGGGTTCGAGATCGAGGTGAGCGGCGCCGCGCCGCGCGCCAGCGGCTTCGGCGGCTTCTCGCGCCCGCGCACCGTGTGGTTCTGCCTGGTGTTGTCCGGCGGCCTGGCCGGGCTGGCGGGCATCGGCGAGATCGCCGGCCCGGTCGGGCAGCTGCAGCCGGTGATCTCGCCCGGCTACGGCTTCACCGCCATCATCGTGGCCTTCCTCGGCCGGCTCAACCCGGTCGGCGTCCTGTTCGCCGGCATCATCCTGGCGATCAGCTACCTGGGCGGCGAAGGTGCGCAGATCGAACTCGGCCTGTCCGACAAGACCGCGCAGGTGTTCCAGGGCACCCTGCTGTTCTTCATCCTCGCCAGCGACACCCTGATCCGCTACCGGGTGCGTGTGGTACAGAAATGA